One part of the Cyclobacteriaceae bacterium genome encodes these proteins:
- a CDS encoding class I SAM-dependent methyltransferase — MKKLVSFIIRNVPRKYLQRITGLGQKVLTVAYTGNTVMCPVCEKKFRKFLPYGRIRPRENALCPNCLALERHRLIWLYLKEKTSFFEKPLNVLHIAPETCFINRFEKLHGKRYVTADIESPLAKIKMDIHQMPFQDNHFDAVLCNHVLEHVTDDIQALREINRVLKPGGFAIVQVPFFNPIPDVTLEDASITEPKEREKFFGQDDHVRKYGKDYAKRIERAGLLAVKDHFIDDLMPETRERFKLPNGEIIYKAIKP; from the coding sequence ATGAAAAAACTGGTCTCCTTTATAATCAGGAATGTGCCACGTAAATACCTGCAGCGCATTACCGGGCTTGGCCAAAAGGTACTTACTGTTGCGTACACAGGAAATACAGTAATGTGCCCTGTATGCGAAAAGAAATTCAGGAAATTTTTGCCTTACGGACGGATAAGGCCACGCGAAAATGCCCTTTGCCCAAATTGCCTCGCGCTGGAGCGGCACCGGCTTATTTGGCTTTACCTGAAAGAAAAGACCAGCTTCTTTGAGAAACCATTAAATGTTTTGCATATCGCACCTGAAACGTGCTTCATTAACCGTTTTGAAAAACTTCACGGCAAACGTTATGTCACGGCCGACATCGAATCACCGCTGGCCAAAATAAAAATGGACATTCACCAAATGCCTTTTCAGGATAACCATTTCGATGCAGTACTATGCAACCACGTACTGGAGCATGTTACCGATGACATACAGGCCCTGCGTGAAATAAACCGTGTGCTAAAACCCGGTGGTTTCGCCATCGTGCAGGTACCGTTTTTCAACCCCATACCCGATGTTACGTTAGAAGATGCTTCAATTACTGAACCCAAAGAACGCGAAAAATTCTTCGGGCAAGATGACCACGTTAGGAAGTACGGTAAAGATTATGCAAAACGTATAGAGCGCGCAGGGCTGCTGGCCGTGAAAGATCATTTTATTGATGATTTAATGCCCGAAACCCGCGAACGCTTTAAACTTCCCAACGGAGAGATTATTTATAAGGCTATTAAACCCTGA
- a CDS encoding RNA polymerase sigma factor, which translates to MALMHSDSLVERARQGDRNAQGKLVQLWYKRIYNYCFKFFLDHDLAMEACQKTFISMCRNVEALQEVTRFKSWLYKITVNSCREEARKVKNSRSLSFDHMVNADAEDSPAWEKAVRRNENPERQYQQQELSDLLQQCLMELSAEQREVVIMKEYEGLKFREIAEALNVPENTVKSRMYYGLDALKKILERRQITKETIGYEL; encoded by the coding sequence ATGGCGCTGATGCATTCCGATTCGCTGGTCGAGCGCGCCCGGCAAGGGGATAGGAATGCACAGGGTAAACTGGTGCAGCTATGGTATAAACGTATTTACAATTACTGCTTCAAGTTTTTTCTTGATCATGACCTGGCGATGGAGGCTTGTCAAAAAACCTTCATATCCATGTGTCGCAACGTTGAGGCTCTACAGGAGGTAACGCGGTTTAAAAGCTGGTTATATAAAATCACGGTAAACAGTTGCAGGGAAGAGGCACGAAAAGTAAAAAACTCGCGGTCACTCTCGTTCGACCATATGGTGAATGCTGATGCAGAGGATTCACCCGCATGGGAAAAAGCCGTGCGAAGAAATGAAAACCCTGAACGGCAATACCAGCAACAGGAACTGTCGGATTTGCTGCAGCAATGCCTGATGGAGTTAAGCGCAGAGCAACGGGAAGTAGTGATTATGAAAGAGTACGAAGGATTGAAGTTCAGGGAAATTGCCGAGGCACTGAATGTTCCTGAAAACACGGTGAAGTCGCGAATGTATTACGGACTGGATGCATTGAAAAAGATTTTGGAAAGAAGACAGATTACAAAAGAAACAATTGGTTATGAACTTTAA
- a CDS encoding HlyD family efflux transporter periplasmic adaptor subunit, with amino-acid sequence MKRNLIIAGGVIVVFVIAFMIYKSNKKGDAVDIFATVQRGTFRVEIETTGELEAKNSVKIQAPTQLREYRVNNLTIQSIVNEGTVVQRGDWIATLDRSEFQGRIKDKEIELEKAQANFVQTQLDTTLQLRQSRDELINLRYDVDEKKIILEQSKFEPPATIKQNEINLEKSQRALEQALENYKIRKRQNIEKMRTVNAELRKVQNEYNGMMTLNSAFNIVAPEPGMVIYRKGWDNKPIKAGSQISTWDPVVATLPDLTTMMSKTYVNEVDVRKVKPGQKVEIGLDAYPDKKLSGQVVNVANVGEQRPNSDAKVFQVDVQIAGTDPSLRPAMTTSNKIVTLVLDSVLFIPLECLHSQADSITYVFKREGINTVKQEIMLGETNANDAVVLAGLQVNDRLYLSLPSSRGGDVRLLPELNGKRKKQEPKQEEGPGEQTITLPNGQVIKVSANGAGQFQMQANPQNGQQGRQGKREGQRREGGQQEKSAPGTAPNREKQ; translated from the coding sequence ATGAAAAGAAATCTGATCATTGCGGGAGGTGTTATTGTTGTTTTTGTAATTGCTTTTATGATTTATAAGAGCAACAAGAAAGGTGATGCTGTTGATATTTTTGCTACGGTTCAACGCGGTACTTTCCGGGTGGAAATTGAAACCACCGGTGAGTTGGAGGCTAAAAACTCGGTGAAGATCCAGGCACCCACACAACTGCGGGAGTATCGGGTCAATAACCTCACCATCCAAAGTATTGTCAATGAAGGTACCGTGGTTCAGCGTGGTGACTGGATCGCTACTCTCGACCGTTCTGAATTTCAAGGCCGGATCAAGGATAAAGAGATTGAATTGGAAAAAGCCCAGGCAAACTTTGTTCAAACACAATTGGACACTACGCTTCAACTACGCCAATCACGCGATGAGTTGATCAATTTACGGTACGATGTAGATGAGAAAAAAATAATCCTTGAGCAATCCAAGTTTGAGCCTCCCGCAACGATCAAACAAAATGAAATCAATTTAGAGAAATCCCAACGCGCCCTTGAACAGGCATTGGAAAATTACAAGATCAGGAAACGCCAAAACATTGAAAAAATGCGTACGGTAAATGCCGAACTGCGTAAAGTGCAAAATGAGTACAATGGGATGATGACGCTCAACTCAGCCTTTAATATTGTAGCACCCGAACCCGGCATGGTTATTTACCGCAAGGGATGGGACAACAAACCGATAAAGGCAGGCTCACAAATCAGCACGTGGGACCCTGTGGTGGCCACACTTCCCGATTTAACAACCATGATGTCAAAGACCTATGTTAATGAAGTAGATGTACGAAAAGTTAAGCCGGGCCAAAAAGTGGAGATCGGTTTAGATGCCTACCCAGATAAAAAACTTTCGGGCCAGGTGGTTAATGTGGCCAACGTAGGGGAACAGCGTCCAAACAGTGATGCGAAAGTTTTCCAGGTTGATGTACAGATTGCCGGCACCGATCCTTCGCTACGCCCTGCCATGACTACCAGCAATAAAATTGTAACCCTTGTTTTGGATAGTGTACTGTTTATCCCCCTGGAGTGCCTGCACAGCCAGGCCGACTCCATTACATACGTTTTTAAACGGGAAGGAATTAACACAGTGAAACAGGAAATTATGCTGGGCGAAACCAATGCCAACGATGCGGTAGTGCTGGCCGGCTTGCAAGTGAACGATCGACTGTACCTTTCTTTGCCATCCTCACGGGGTGGTGATGTGCGCTTGTTGCCAGAGTTGAACGGCAAACGCAAGAAACAAGAACCGAAACAAGAGGAAGGACCAGGCGAACAAACAATTACACTACCCAATGGACAAGTAATTAAAGTATCTGCCAATGGAGCCGGTCAATTTCAAATGCAGGCTAACCCGCAAAATGGTCAGCAAGGCAGACAAGGAAAACGGGAGGGCCAACGCAGGGAAGGTGGCCAGCAGGAAAAATCAGCGCCAGGTACAGCGCCCAACCGTGAAAAGCAGTGA
- a CDS encoding ABC transporter permease gives MKERLFANLYIAIDAVIANKVRSLLTALGIIFGVAAVIAMLAIGNGAQQEILEQIKLVGVNNIVIKPIVEQEEQKIEEASAEKEKKKFSPGLTVRDVHSIMETIPGISKMSPEIILESTIIKSGIRRSAKLVGVEPVYFDIYNFELSDGAMFTPEHLKIGAPVCIIGNSIKTKFFPTENPVGKSIKVGPNWLTIIGVMKERYVSESSIAKLGIRDFNMDVYAPLQTVLIRYKNRDLVTQNSVNPTPNFSRGRIIIIGGDDSKDDSGPAVNYHQLDRLVIQVNETNMLTPTAEILSRLLQRRHYGVVDYEIEIPELLLKQQQRTNDIFNYVLGAIAGISLLVGGIGIMNIMLASVLERIKEIGLRLAIGAQKNDIVQQFLFEAVMISVSGGIIGVMLGVTLAMLVSSFANIPTVISFTSIILSFGVAATVGLIFGIAPARKAAMQDPITSLRYE, from the coding sequence ATGAAGGAGCGGCTATTTGCTAACCTCTACATCGCCATTGATGCGGTAATCGCCAATAAAGTACGTTCGTTGCTCACGGCATTGGGCATCATTTTTGGCGTAGCAGCGGTTATTGCCATGCTGGCCATCGGTAACGGGGCGCAACAGGAAATACTGGAACAGATTAAACTGGTGGGCGTCAATAACATTGTTATCAAGCCCATTGTAGAACAAGAAGAACAAAAGATTGAGGAGGCTTCTGCTGAAAAAGAAAAGAAGAAATTCTCTCCGGGCCTTACCGTTCGTGATGTTCATAGTATCATGGAAACCATACCGGGCATCAGCAAAATGAGCCCGGAAATAATTTTAGAGTCGACTATTATTAAAAGCGGTATCCGCAGGTCGGCCAAGTTGGTGGGCGTGGAACCTGTCTATTTTGATATTTACAATTTTGAGTTGTCAGACGGTGCCATGTTCACACCCGAGCATCTTAAGATAGGGGCACCGGTGTGTATTATTGGTAACTCAATCAAAACAAAGTTTTTCCCAACCGAAAACCCGGTAGGGAAATCGATAAAAGTTGGACCTAACTGGTTAACCATAATTGGGGTAATGAAGGAGCGCTATGTTTCTGAAAGCAGTATTGCCAAGTTGGGCATCCGCGACTTCAATATGGATGTGTATGCCCCCTTACAAACCGTATTGATCCGTTATAAAAACCGCGACCTGGTAACCCAAAACTCAGTCAATCCCACACCGAATTTCAGTCGGGGAAGGATTATCATTATCGGTGGCGATGACTCCAAGGATGATTCAGGCCCGGCTGTCAACTACCATCAACTGGACCGGTTGGTAATCCAGGTAAATGAAACGAATATGCTTACGCCTACAGCAGAAATCTTGTCGCGTCTTTTGCAACGAAGGCACTATGGTGTGGTAGATTATGAAATTGAAATACCTGAGTTGTTATTGAAACAACAACAGCGCACCAACGATATTTTTAATTATGTACTTGGTGCGATAGCCGGCATTTCATTGTTGGTTGGTGGTATTGGTATTATGAACATTATGCTTGCTTCGGTATTGGAGCGCATCAAAGAAATCGGGTTGCGCCTGGCCATCGGTGCACAAAAGAATGACATTGTGCAACAATTTCTTTTTGAAGCCGTGATGATCAGCGTAAGCGGTGGCATTATAGGAGTTATGCTGGGCGTTACCTTAGCCATGCTGGTTTCTTCTTTTGCCAATATTCCAACCGTTATCAGTTTTACATCAATCATACTATCCTTTGGTGTGGCCGCCACCGTGGGCCTTATTTTTGGTATTGCCCCGGCACGCAAAGCAGCTATGCAGGATCCTATTACATCGTTACGTTATGAATAA
- a CDS encoding TolC family protein: protein MLTAICIPTFAQQKYTLQDVIELAKSQSPLSRQAETRRENRYWQYRFFRSNFNPQLRLSGTLPAYTKSVSQAPLADGSFRYTQVEQSNNNLNLGLVQPLFFTGGTVSVNSSLQYFNNYLAEFPQPGEQWGGTVMNIQLTQPIFAFNTLRWDRKTEPLRYEESRRSYVEEMEFISQTAVSRFFDVLDAQINLQIAEFNLANNDTIYKIEEGRYNIGTTPKDKLLQAELQLLRSRQDVTQAKINLQIARLQMRSYLGLRNNEQFELVLPEEIPPLYLTVDQAMQLAKENRADFIAFERRKIEADREVAQARGQRFQTNLTAAFGLNNNGLALPDIYQNPTQQQTFALSLNVPIIDWGRNQARMQTALANKKLNDYVIAQDEVNFEQEIITQVGQFDVLLSQIEITKKSDEVANERYVVSQNRYLIGKIDITNLNIALTEKDAAKRSYVGALRSFWTSYYDLRRLTLYDFSNRRLLYTHE from the coding sequence ATGTTAACAGCCATATGCATACCAACTTTCGCACAACAAAAGTACACGCTGCAAGATGTGATCGAACTGGCCAAAAGCCAGTCGCCACTTTCGCGCCAGGCCGAAACGAGGCGTGAAAACCGGTATTGGCAGTATCGGTTTTTCAGGTCAAATTTTAATCCGCAGTTGCGTTTAAGTGGCACCCTACCTGCCTATACTAAAAGCGTTAGCCAGGCCCCGTTGGCGGATGGCTCCTTCCGGTATACCCAAGTGGAACAATCAAACAATAACCTTAACCTGGGCCTGGTACAACCGCTGTTTTTTACGGGGGGAACTGTTTCGGTGAATTCAAGTTTGCAATACTTCAATAATTACCTGGCTGAGTTTCCACAGCCGGGTGAACAGTGGGGCGGCACGGTGATGAACATTCAACTTACCCAGCCCATTTTTGCCTTCAACACACTTCGGTGGGACCGTAAAACTGAGCCCCTTCGTTATGAAGAATCGCGCAGGAGTTACGTGGAAGAAATGGAATTTATCTCACAAACAGCCGTTTCACGGTTTTTTGATGTGCTGGATGCACAGATAAACCTGCAAATAGCAGAGTTCAACCTGGCCAATAACGACACCATCTACAAAATTGAAGAGGGGCGGTACAACATAGGCACTACACCAAAGGATAAACTATTGCAGGCCGAGTTGCAGCTTCTGCGTTCACGTCAGGATGTTACCCAGGCCAAAATCAATTTACAGATTGCACGGTTGCAGATGCGAAGTTATTTAGGCCTACGTAACAATGAACAATTTGAATTAGTACTGCCCGAAGAAATTCCTCCGCTGTACCTCACTGTCGATCAGGCCATGCAACTGGCCAAAGAAAATCGGGCTGATTTTATTGCCTTTGAAAGGCGAAAGATCGAAGCCGACAGGGAAGTGGCGCAGGCACGTGGTCAACGTTTTCAAACCAACTTAACGGCAGCATTCGGATTGAACAATAACGGATTGGCCTTACCGGATATTTACCAAAACCCTACCCAGCAACAAACTTTTGCACTTTCATTGAATGTACCCATTATCGATTGGGGCCGAAACCAGGCCCGCATGCAAACCGCATTGGCCAACAAAAAACTGAACGACTATGTGATTGCCCAGGATGAGGTAAATTTTGAGCAGGAAATTATCACGCAAGTCGGGCAGTTTGATGTTTTGTTAAGCCAGATTGAAATCACTAAAAAATCGGATGAAGTAGCCAACGAACGCTATGTGGTTTCACAAAACCGTTATCTCATTGGTAAAATCGATATTACTAACCTGAATATTGCCCTTACTGAAAAGGATGCTGCCAAGCGCAGTTATGTGGGGGCCCTGCGTTCATTCTGGACATCGTACTATGACTTGCGCAGGTTAACCTTGTATGATTTTTCAAACAGGAGATTGCTTTATACCCATGAGTAG
- a CDS encoding neutral/alkaline non-lysosomal ceramidase N-terminal domain-containing protein, whose product MKRILRYLLYFFGALLALVVFIALISIAPVNRSIDRSDELLTMQEKIKSLPPVAQNISSFYAGYAKVNLTPSFPVATAGYGKRKGKLIESIRDSVFVRAMVLHNGAQRVAIVSADLLIIPPAVTTLLERELPLIGFSLNNTYLGATHTHNSIGNWGEGAAAFLYGAYNEQVVRFMVDQIKEAIATANRTVRPAVLKAGTIAVPHAVRNRLISNGPVDSLLRVVEIQQDNNRKQILLSYTAHATCLTSKDLSLSRDYPGALVDALEAQGYSFAMFMAGAVGSHACRIPEGEDCITWMGTELANYFQEHRDSLLSISSSVLAFYRVPLLLPGPQPKLTGSLSLRPWLFRYAFGEYPVYLNALRIGNVLMIGTPCDYSGEFNHHLDQYANKYGLNVMLTSFNGGYIGYVTPDKYFDQNHYETRLMNWYGYGNGEYVTSCIEALIDHNGYNHF is encoded by the coding sequence ATGAAGCGGATACTGCGTTATTTACTCTATTTTTTTGGGGCTCTTTTGGCACTGGTGGTATTTATCGCCCTGATAAGCATTGCGCCCGTTAACCGGAGCATTGACCGTTCGGATGAGTTGCTGACAATGCAGGAAAAAATAAAATCATTACCGCCAGTAGCCCAAAACATCTCATCCTTTTATGCAGGTTACGCCAAGGTAAACCTTACCCCATCATTTCCGGTGGCCACTGCAGGATACGGAAAGCGAAAAGGTAAACTGATTGAAAGTATCCGCGATTCGGTTTTTGTGCGCGCAATGGTATTGCATAATGGTGCCCAACGTGTAGCCATTGTTAGTGCCGATTTACTGATCATCCCACCTGCCGTTACCACTTTGTTAGAGCGGGAACTTCCGTTAATCGGTTTTTCCCTTAACAATACTTATTTGGGTGCTACCCATACCCATAACAGCATTGGTAATTGGGGGGAGGGCGCAGCAGCCTTTTTATACGGTGCTTATAATGAACAAGTGGTGCGGTTTATGGTGGATCAGATAAAAGAGGCCATAGCAACAGCAAACCGCACGGTAAGGCCGGCAGTACTTAAAGCCGGAACAATAGCCGTTCCCCATGCTGTTCGAAACAGGCTTATCAGCAACGGGCCCGTGGACTCCTTGCTTCGGGTGGTGGAGATACAACAGGATAATAACCGTAAACAAATCTTGCTAAGCTATACCGCACATGCTACCTGTTTGACTTCAAAAGATTTAAGCTTGTCGCGCGATTACCCCGGAGCCTTGGTGGATGCCCTGGAAGCACAAGGATATTCCTTTGCGATGTTTATGGCCGGAGCGGTGGGCAGCCATGCCTGCCGTATTCCGGAGGGTGAAGATTGCATCACTTGGATGGGCACTGAACTGGCCAATTATTTTCAAGAGCATAGAGATTCTTTATTATCAATAAGCAGTAGTGTTTTGGCTTTTTACCGGGTGCCGTTGTTGCTGCCCGGTCCGCAGCCCAAGCTTACGGGCTCGCTTAGCCTACGTCCCTGGCTTTTTCGCTACGCCTTCGGTGAATACCCGGTGTACTTAAATGCTTTGCGGATTGGAAATGTATTAATGATCGGCACACCCTGCGATTATTCCGGTGAGTTTAATCATCACCTCGATCAGTATGCCAATAAATATGGACTAAATGTTATGTTAACCAGTTTCAATGGCGGTTATATAGGGTATGTAACTCCCGATAAGTATTTTGATCAAAATCATTACGAGACGCGTTTAATGAACTGGTATGGCTATGGCAATGGCGAATATGTTACCTCGTGTATCGAAGCCCTCATTGACCACAACGGATACAATCACTTTTGA
- a CDS encoding SDR family oxidoreductase, with amino-acid sequence MLHPVAIITGAGSGMGLHFAQTLAQNQFKICLVDINLDTVTDLLPEYGQVMHYKMDVRSAEAWQDLLRKVVEAFGQLNYLFNFAGIVQPGFIYNADITLIDKHMDINAKGSMYGTKVIGDYMKKQGGGHIINIASLAGIAPIPGIGLYSASKFAIRGFSLAAAMEYKPFGVSVSVVCPDLVKTPMYDLELQFKDETALVFSGTLKALEPADITRELLKLMKTKKREICIPASRGRLAKLAALWPWLADRVRAALTRKGLTQMKKLKGG; translated from the coding sequence ATGCTGCACCCGGTAGCTATTATAACAGGTGCGGGCAGTGGAATGGGTTTGCATTTCGCGCAAACCTTGGCCCAAAATCAATTTAAAATTTGCCTGGTAGATATTAACCTTGATACAGTTACGGATTTATTGCCTGAGTACGGGCAGGTGATGCACTATAAAATGGATGTTCGTTCGGCAGAGGCATGGCAGGATTTGCTCCGAAAAGTAGTGGAGGCTTTCGGACAACTGAATTACCTGTTCAATTTTGCCGGCATTGTTCAACCCGGTTTTATATATAATGCCGACATAACCCTTATCGATAAACACATGGATATTAATGCCAAGGGTAGTATGTATGGTACCAAAGTGATTGGTGATTATATGAAGAAGCAGGGTGGCGGCCATATCATAAACATCGCTTCGCTTGCCGGTATCGCACCTATACCGGGCATAGGATTGTATAGTGCTTCAAAATTTGCTATCCGGGGTTTTTCGCTTGCGGCAGCCATGGAATATAAACCCTTTGGTGTTTCGGTTAGCGTGGTGTGCCCGGATTTGGTGAAAACACCCATGTATGATCTTGAACTTCAGTTTAAGGATGAAACAGCCCTTGTATTTTCCGGCACCCTGAAAGCTCTTGAACCTGCTGATATAACCCGTGAGCTTTTGAAGCTGATGAAAACAAAAAAGCGGGAGATATGCATTCCGGCATCACGCGGGCGACTGGCAAAGTTAGCGGCCCTGTGGCCATGGTTGGCCGATCGGGTTCGTGCTGCATTAACCCGTAAAGGATTGACCCAAATGAAAAAGCTTAAAGGCGGGTAA
- a CDS encoding GNAT family N-acetyltransferase yields MNSIEIHPATLHDATTLAHLGKTTFSETFAHLNTEADMQEYLAENFSLEQVIKELNDYNNKFFIALQENQPIGYMKLRLGSHPDQPQPTHALELERIYVLKAYLEKKVGSALLHHAITFGQDLGYQTLWLGVWEHNDRAIHFYKRWGFTPYGSHIFLLGTDPQTDILMKKDLTELTRL; encoded by the coding sequence GTGAACTCCATTGAAATCCATCCGGCAACCTTGCATGATGCAACCACCTTGGCCCATCTTGGAAAAACCACTTTTTCGGAAACATTTGCACACCTCAACACAGAGGCCGACATGCAAGAATATCTTGCGGAAAATTTTTCTTTGGAGCAGGTAATCAAAGAACTAAACGATTACAATAATAAATTTTTCATAGCCTTGCAGGAAAACCAACCCATTGGTTACATGAAGCTACGATTAGGGAGCCATCCTGATCAACCGCAGCCTACCCACGCACTGGAACTGGAACGGATTTATGTACTCAAAGCGTACCTTGAAAAAAAAGTTGGTTCGGCACTACTGCACCATGCCATAACTTTCGGGCAGGACCTGGGCTACCAAACCTTATGGTTAGGTGTATGGGAGCATAATGATCGGGCTATCCATTTTTATAAGCGTTGGGGATTTACTCCTTATGGCTCACACATTTTTTTATTGGGTACCGATCCTCAAACAGATATTCTAATGAAAAAGGATTTAACGGAACTTACCCGCCTTTAA